The following coding sequences lie in one Lolium perenne isolate Kyuss_39 chromosome 2, Kyuss_2.0, whole genome shotgun sequence genomic window:
- the LOC127331013 gene encoding uncharacterized protein encodes MVNIQSARPRIDHKLLHAVTNGNADEFKSLMSTAQPPRTTGDRVVIPIPDLHGVTSDADGVLHIAARLEHVNLVHEINRTWSYAVDVAANNTRGENALHCAAATGNVALIDLLILIAGDDDKKRQLLREKNGKGETCLHEAVRRGKKDAVERLVQEDVKVNRSDGSGYVLVNIDDNEGVSPLYLATTLRQLDIVQFLTEPPRCGDVLYPTASYAGPGSKTALHAAVLLSKELSEHLANWKNEIIDKADAFGSTPFHLLASTKDIIIMKLLLKMDASSGYCPDREGSLPIHVAAANGSREIVKLLSQSRPNCSLSRNNLGQTILHVAIQNGSSDVVDYICSGKKFARIFNIRDTDGNTALHLAVLQGSQLIFCRLIQRTEVCLNFANKDERTPLDLAQLSIPPGISFWLKAPQHWIMYALILAGADYGTCRRDHLAPNVEKLDREKESELISKSAGPVAVCAVLILTTAFAAPFSVTKFYGRRVLTEKDLNMAFAYRIFVMSDAMAFAFSAVAISCSTLAGFSFTNNGRRRSVYLGAGVASLCSAAVCIVVVFTAGVYVAVAPVVDVPTNVFVCIFGALAVFIVVQLMPLLMMFRHTEALIVRLGLGAWFRAVICVLPRQRRDTVPVRYRGLYVRELSMAFITSVICVMFFGTALLSAKRDIKA; translated from the exons ATGGTAAACATTCAGTCAGCGAGACCGCGGATAGATCACAAATTGCTACATGCAGTAACAAATGGCAATGCAGATGAATTTAAAAGTCTTATGAGTACAGCACAACCTCCGAGGACAACAGGTGATCGTGTTGTCATTCCTATACCTGATCTGCACGGAGTGACATCAGATGCCGACGGGGTGCTCCACATTGCTGCAAGGTTGGAGCATGTCAACCTAGTGCATGAAATTAACAGGACTTGGAGCTATGCAGTCGATGTAGCAGCAAATAACACAAGAGGGGAGAATGCCTTGCACTGCGCGGCTGCTACAGGCAATGTCGCTTTGATTGACCTTCTCATATTAATTGCTGGAGATGATGATAAGAAAAGACAACTTCTGCGTGAGAAAAACGGCAAAGGGGAGACATGCTTGCACGAGGCAGTGCGGCGTGGAAAAAAGGATGCTGTGGAAAGATTGGTTCAGGAGGATGTGAAAGTCAACAGAAGTGACGGCAGCGGCTATGTGCTGGTGAATATAGATGACAACGAGGGTGTTTCTCCTCTCTACTTAGCCACAACTTTACGCCAACTCGACATTGTTCAGTTTCTCACCGAACCACCACGATGTGGTGATGTATTGTATCCAACCGCGTCCTACGCTGGGCCTGGCAGCAAGACTGCTCTTCATGCTGCTGTTCTTCTCAGCAAAG AACTCAGCGAGCATCTCGCGAATTGGAAGAACGAAATCATAGACAAGGCCGATGCATTTGGGAGCACTCCATTTCACCTTTTGGCATCAACCAAGGACATAATTATTATGAAACTTCTTCTTAAAATGGATGCAAGTTCTGGATACTGTCCGGACAGAGAGGGATCACTACCCATACACGTTGCTGCTGCAAATGGGAGCCGTGAGATTGTCAAGCTCTTATCTCAGAGTCGTCCGAACTGCTCTTTGTCACGCAATAACTTAGGCCAGACCATCCTCCATGTTGCTATCCAGAATGGAAGTAGCGATGTGGTCGATTATATATGCTCTGGAAAAAAGTTTGCACGAATTTTTAACATCAGGGATACTGATGGAAATACAGCTCTCCATTTGGCTGTACTGCAAGGAAGTCAGTTAATATTTTGCCGGTTAATACAAAGGACGGAAGTATGTTTGAATTTCGCAAATAAGGATGAGCGTACACCACTTGATCTTGCACAGTTGAGTATTCCACCAGGTATTTCGTTTTGGTTGAAG GCTCCCCAACATTGGATCATGTATGCCCTCATACTAGCTGGAGCTGATTATGGTACCTGTCGAAGGGATCACTTGGCCCCAAACGTAGAAAAACTTGACAGGGAGAAAGAATCTGAATTGATCAGCAAGTCCGCTGGGCCAGTGGCTGTTTGCGCGGTGCTTATCTTGACCACAGCATTCGCGGCGCCTTTCAGTGTGACAAAATTCTATGGCAGAAGGGTCCTTACGGAGAAGGATCTGAACATGGCATTTGCTTACAGGATATTCGTTATGTCTGATGCCATGGCATTTGCCTTCTCCGCCGTAGCCATATCTTGCTCCACACTTGCTGGATTTTCCTTCACGAACAATGGGAGGAGACGGTCAGTCTACCTTGGCGCCGGCGTGGCATCCCTCTGTTCGGCGGCGGTGTGCATCGTTGTCGTCTTTACCGCAGGAGTGTACGTCGCGGTTGCTCCGGTGGTTGATGTCCCGACCAATGTGTTTGTCTGTATTTTTGGTGCTCTAGCTGTATTCATCGTGGTGCAACTCATGCCGCTTCTCATGATGTTTCGGCACACGGAAGCGTTGATAGTGAGGCTTGGTTTGGGGGCATGGTTCAGGGCCGTGATCTGTGTGCTCCCTCGACAGCGCCGAGACACTGTTCCTGTGAGGTATCGTGGGCTCTATGTACGGGAGTTGTCAATGGCCTTTATCACTTCCGTAATTTGCGTCATGTTTTTTGGGACTGCACTCCTGTCGGCCAAGAGGGATATAAAAGCATGA